The following coding sequences are from one Panicum hallii strain FIL2 chromosome 5, PHallii_v3.1, whole genome shotgun sequence window:
- the LOC112891470 gene encoding uncharacterized protein LOC112891470 has protein sequence MKGALDDFKVMLTRNEPLTGLARAVALLVIFALGVVAGLWAAAGARQPAYGGIVVPSIVQLPSAAAVYQQPAGACCRPDPDPAFGEFVAPTRLMHDMTDEELFWRATLVPAAAGYPFRRVPKVAFMFLAGHGVLPLAPLWERFFRGHEGRFSVYVHAPPGVAINVSEDSPFYGRQIPSQETSWGSVTLMDAEKRLLANALLDFSNERFVLLSESCIPVHNFTTVYGYLVGSEQSFVEVYYRNTKQCRNRYSRRMAPDITLRQWRKGSQWFELRRDIATSILTDTRYYPLFRRHCRPSCYPDEHYVQTYVAMRHGARNSNRTVTHVDWSTGGAHPVMYGARDATPELVRSIRESREPCTRNARPTTTCYLFARKFAPDALPPLLNMSAAVMQY, from the exons ATGAAGGGCGCGCTCGACGATTTCAAAGTGATGCTCACGAGGAACGAGCCACTCACCGGCCTCGCCAGGGCGGTCGCGCTCCTCGTGATcttcgcgctcggcgtcgtcgCCGGCCTCTGGGCGGCCgccggggcccgccagccggCCTACGGCGGCATCGTCGTCCCGAGCATCGTGCAGCTACCGAGCGCTGCCGCCGTGTACCAGCAGCCGGCCGGCGCCTGCTGCCGGCCCGACCCGGACCCCGCCTTCGGGGAGTTCGTGGCCCCGACGCGCCTTATGCACGACATGACGGACGAGGAGCTGTTCTGGCGCGCCACGctcgtgccggccgccgccgggtACCCGTTCCGGCGGGTGCCCAAGGTGGCCTTCATGTTCCTCGCCGGACACGGCGTCCTCCCGCTGGCGCCGCTCTGGGAGCGCTTCTTCCGCGGCCACGAGGGCCGCTTCTCCGTCTACGTGCACGCCCCGCCGGGCGTGGCCATCAACGTCTCCGAGGACTCGCCGTTCTACGGCAGGCAGATACCCAGCCAG GAAACCTCGTGGGGCTCTGTGACGCTGATGGACGCCGAGAAGCGGCTGCTGGCGAACGCGCTGCTCGACTTCTCCAACGAGCGCTTCGTGCTCCTCTCAGAGAGCTGCATCCCGGTGCACAACTTCACGACGGTGTACGGCTACCTCGTCGGGTCGGAGCAGAGCTTCGTGGAGGTCTACTACCGGAACACCAAGCAGTGCCGGAACCGGTACAGCCGGCGCATGGCGCCCGACATCACGCTGCGGCAGTGGCGCAAGGGCTCCCAGTGGTTCGAGCTCCGCCGCGACATCGCCACCAGCATCCTGACGGACACGCGGTACTACCCGCTGTTCCGGCGGCACTGCCGGCCGTCGTGCTACCCCGACGAGCACTACGTGCAGACGTACGTGGCCATGCGCCACGGCGCCCGCAACTCGAACCGCACCGTCACGCACGTGGACTGGTCCACGGGCGGCGCCCACCCGGTGATGTACGGCGCGCGGGACGCCACGCCGGAGCTGGTCCGGAGCATCAGGGAGAGCCGGGAGCCCTGCACGCGCAACGCGCGCCCGACGACGACCTGCTACCTGTTCGCCAGGAAGTTCGCGCCCGacgcgctgccgccgctgctcaACATGTCGGCGGCGGTCATGCAGTACTGA